The following is a genomic window from Geminicoccaceae bacterium.
CCCGCTTGCGGAGCCTGCGCGACGAACTGGAGAAATCGGAGGCGGCGGTCGAAAGCTACCGCGCCAGCGAAGGGCTTGTCGACACGGGGGCGGGGCGACTTCGCGAACAGGAACTCAGCGAGCTTTCCCGCACGTTGATGACGGCTCGCGCCGACTTGTCCGACAAGCGGGCGCGGCTCGAACTCATCCGGGAACTGCGCGCGCGGGGGGAAGGGCTCGACACGGTGGCTGAAGTTCTTCAGTCGGGTACGATCATGAACCTGCGCCAGCAGGAAAGCGATCTGCTTCGCGAGGAAGCTGAACTGCGCACCTATTTCGGCGAGAAGCATCCGCGCATCCAGAACCTCGTGGCCGAGAAGGCCAACCTTCAGGCCAAGATCGCCACCGAGGTCGAGCGGATCATCAAGAACCTCGGCAACGAGGTGAATGTCATTGCCAGTCGGGTCGCCGACACCGAGCGCCAGCTCGCCGACCTGTCCGGTGTCAACGATGACGAGAGGGCGAGGCAGGTCCATCTGCGCGAACTGGAACGCGAGGCCGATTCGAGCCGCCAGCTCTACGAGAGTTTTCTGCAGCGCTACAAGGAGACCCGTGAGCAGCAGGGCATCATCGAAAACGACGTGCGGGTCATTTCGCGCGCCGCCCCTCCGGAGCAGCCGAGTTCGCCCGGCCCGAAGATCTTCGCTGCCGCAGGCTTCGGGTCGTCGGTGATGATCGGGCTGATGCTGGCGCTGCTGTTCGAACGGCTCGACAACGGATTGCGCAGCACGAGGCAGGTTGAGGAGGAACTGGGGCTGGCAGCGCTCGGGCTGGTGCCCGGCATCAAGGGGCTCCGCCGCGGCGAATATCCCCACCAGTATCTGATCAAGAAGCCGCTCTCGGCCTATGCCGAGGCCATGCGGGCGATCTACACGTCGATGCAGCTATCCGATGTCGACAGTCCCCCCAAGGTGGTCATGGTCACATCGGCACTGCCGCAGGAGGGAAAGACCACGCTGTCGCTGAGCCTTGCCACCTTTGCCGCCCGTTCGGCGCAAAGGGTGATTCTGGTCGACCTGGATCTGCGCCATCCCAGCGTGCATCGCGACCTGCCGCTCGAGCCGGAAGCCGGTTTCGTCGAGGTGATGGCCGGTGAAAGGAAGCTGAGCGAAGTCATTCTCCACGATGAGGAAAGTGGCATCGATATCCTGCCGG
Proteins encoded in this region:
- a CDS encoding polysaccharide biosynthesis tyrosine autokinase — encoded protein: MSQSPHYPGQVEVKAVTRSSPGDGLDASELIAVIKRRRWAIVSTIVLLTTLSTLIGLQLTPRYTATALVMIDPRESKVVDVEAVMQGMGADAASVETQIKVLGSRSHMEAVMRSLHLFEDPEFNPRLTDTGRTVKLADAGPLRPWLSILPDGLLLSLGLAREQLADDAYRDQQLQVETAIDTFSDQLAVRQDGRSHVIAIEFTSVNPAKASRIANEVADLYVRREFDARLAATSKATGWLATRLRSLRDELEKSEAAVESYRASEGLVDTGAGRLREQELSELSRTLMTARADLSDKRARLELIRELRARGEGLDTVAEVLQSGTIMNLRQQESDLLREEAELRTYFGEKHPRIQNLVAEKANLQAKIATEVERIIKNLGNEVNVIASRVADTERQLADLSGVNDDERARQVHLRELEREADSSRQLYESFLQRYKETREQQGIIENDVRVISRAAPPEQPSSPGPKIFAAAGFGSSVMIGLMLALLFERLDNGLRSTRQVEEELGLAALGLVPGIKGLRRGEYPHQYLIKKPLSAYAEAMRAIYTSMQLSDVDSPPKVVMVTSALPQEGKTTLSLSLATFAARSAQRVILVDLDLRHPSVHRDLPLEPEAGFVEVMAGERKLSEVILHDEESGIDILPVRRQTANPTDILSSRRMRRLISVLRSHYDYVVIDSAPLLGVTDSKIVALLVDKVIFATQWEKTRIEAARNGLAHLREINASVAGSVLTQVNVRKHAYYGYGDVGQYYGKYQRYYVN